The following proteins are encoded in a genomic region of Thermococcus pacificus:
- a CDS encoding DUF2079 domain-containing protein, with translation MRVKTTYSVWGLILSYSVLLSIIAVNRHYTFRTNAYDLGIFMQAIWSTANGFRVLYNTIEEYQVCVTTHLGVHFSPILLVLVPIYKVFPHAETLLIIQTFVIALSAYPLFLLSKKVLHSERLSLAIVVLYLMNSLLHGINGYDFHATPFALPFIFMTALYFERGEYRKALVSSFFVLLVKEDAGLSILSLSMFYLLRNSKLFSLQTYKSLFEKILTNKLHPSEKTALIMGVLATSWVLISWRVIIPHIAGVHITSAVYYARFPCVEYIPMKILYFIVANLTLGLLTFLRPKYTFLLTFAPWLEILLSCEKNLFRIGFQYPYMILPLSLISVIYTIRELQSNNLKKVFAVSVLVGILFSILTTPILPLDNEIKKDLLVPPHYYQPITHHDRLLLDIIKVVDSTNFSVLTQNDIFPHLANRISTYVIWSSYCGNTLPKTDIILLDNTLLYSVYNYRIKDHLRAYTKVYENDGIEVWIRNDVLETSQATELVRKLQSLERNGKGF, from the coding sequence ATGAGGGTAAAAACTACATACTCTGTTTGGGGTCTTATACTCTCATATTCTGTACTTCTATCCATTATAGCCGTTAATAGACATTATACTTTCAGAACCAATGCTTATGATCTGGGCATATTTATGCAGGCAATATGGTCCACAGCGAACGGGTTCAGGGTTTTATATAATACCATTGAAGAATATCAGGTTTGTGTAACAACTCACCTCGGGGTACATTTTTCTCCAATTCTACTTGTTCTGGTTCCGATATATAAGGTGTTTCCCCATGCTGAGACGCTGTTAATCATCCAAACTTTTGTGATTGCATTATCAGCATACCCCTTATTTTTGTTATCAAAAAAAGTACTACATAGTGAGAGGTTATCCTTGGCGATTGTAGTTCTATATTTAATGAATTCATTACTGCATGGCATAAATGGTTACGATTTTCATGCGACGCCCTTTGCGCTTCCATTCATATTTATGACTGCATTATATTTTGAGAGGGGAGAATATCGCAAGGCATTGGTTTCTTCGTTCTTTGTACTCCTTGTAAAGGAAGATGCTGGGTTATCTATCCTGTCCCTCAGCATGTTCTATTTATTGAGAAACTCCAAGCTGTTTTCCCTTCAAACTTACAAGTCACTATTTGAGAAGATACTCACCAACAAACTTCATCCTTCCGAGAAGACAGCCCTAATCATGGGTGTTCTTGCAACATCGTGGGTTTTAATCTCATGGAGGGTCATAATCCCTCATATAGCAGGTGTCCATATAACTTCCGCAGTCTATTATGCCAGATTTCCATGTGTAGAATACATCCCCATGAAAATACTGTACTTCATTGTTGCAAATTTGACCCTTGGATTGTTAACATTCTTGCGTCCTAAGTACACGTTTTTATTAACGTTCGCCCCCTGGCTGGAAATTCTGCTATCTTGCGAGAAAAACCTGTTCAGGATTGGATTTCAGTATCCATACATGATACTCCCCTTATCTTTGATTTCAGTTATTTACACGATTAGAGAGCTTCAAAGTAATAACCTTAAGAAGGTGTTCGCTGTTAGCGTCCTTGTGGGTATTTTATTCTCTATTTTAACAACTCCCATTCTTCCTTTGGATAATGAAATTAAAAAGGACCTTCTGGTACCGCCTCATTATTACCAACCTATTACCCATCACGATCGATTGTTACTCGATATTATTAAGGTAGTAGACAGCACAAACTTTTCGGTCCTCACCCAAAACGATATTTTTCCACATCTTGCAAATAGGATTAGCACCTATGTAATTTGGAGTTCATATTGCGGGAACACCTTACCTAAGACAGACATTATACTTTTGGACAATACTCTACTTTACTCGGTGTATAACTACCGCATAAAAGATCATCTTAGAGCCTACACTAAGGTTTATGAAAACGATGGTATCGAGGTCTGGATAAGAAACGACGTCCTTGAAACATCTCAGGCCACGGAGCTGGTTAGGAAACTTCAAAGCTTAGAGCGCAATGGAAAAGGTTTTTAA
- a CDS encoding class III signal peptide-containing protein, which yields MGRLRAQGAVEYLLIMTLVLIILAWSIYNLRVAKRQHENLADFLSSSEDRFNEKIRSEISSSLDSS from the coding sequence ATGGGAAGACTAAGGGCCCAGGGAGCGGTGGAATACCTCCTTATTATGACACTGGTTCTGATTATCCTTGCGTGGAGTATCTACAACTTAAGGGTAGCTAAGCGGCAACACGAAAATCTTGCGGATTTCCTCTCGTCTTCTGAAGACCGCTTTAACGAAAAAATAAGGAGTGAAATCTCTTCAAGCCTGGACTCCAGCTGA
- a CDS encoding B12-binding domain-containing radical SAM protein, which yields MKVFMFNPPTGLYIRGEDRCQVPVKGLTATAPRPPIDFAQIAGILKEWYGVRDIYIKDYPVEGGTFKDLYADFNRIQPDYVIISTTTPTILKDAQLVKQLKEDFPETIFVLKGAHFYTTGEDIISRYQVDFAVYGETDIVASELIGKLENGVSPYNIRGIIFYDHNAQRAVRTPPREFFEPLDDLPFPDRSLLRNELYIRPDTGEPQTTIQSHRGCPFKCTYCLSRVVYGNKVRFRSPQNVVDEIEHVYEKFGIRNFFFRADTFTINKKWVIELSKEIIERGLHEKIQWVTNSRVDTIDEERVKWMKKAGCWLVSLGIESGNQEILNRIKKGITLDQARNAVKILKEHGIKTYLFFMLGFPWESRKEVEETIQFAKELDGDFYEFHVLVPFPGTEIYDEIVKLGLLVVDDLTGYDHSKPAIRTLHLTPEEIEELRERAIRETYLSTRYLKKKAIEMLKQPRLILPYAKYGLRLLKL from the coding sequence ATGAAAGTCTTTATGTTCAATCCCCCCACTGGCCTTTATATCCGTGGGGAAGATAGATGTCAAGTTCCGGTTAAAGGTCTTACTGCAACGGCTCCAAGGCCTCCCATAGACTTTGCTCAGATTGCAGGGATACTTAAAGAATGGTACGGAGTTCGAGATATATATATCAAAGATTACCCCGTGGAGGGGGGCACGTTTAAGGATCTATATGCGGACTTTAACCGGATACAGCCTGATTATGTGATCATATCAACTACGACCCCAACGATTTTAAAGGATGCTCAACTTGTAAAACAGCTTAAGGAAGATTTTCCAGAGACCATATTCGTCCTTAAGGGGGCACATTTCTATACAACTGGGGAAGATATAATCTCCAGATACCAGGTGGATTTTGCTGTTTATGGGGAGACGGATATTGTTGCTTCTGAGCTAATTGGCAAATTAGAAAATGGCGTATCCCCTTATAATATAAGGGGGATAATATTTTATGATCACAATGCACAACGAGCTGTTAGAACACCACCCAGAGAGTTCTTTGAGCCGTTAGATGATCTTCCTTTTCCAGATCGATCTCTTTTAAGAAACGAACTGTACATACGTCCAGATACAGGAGAACCTCAAACCACGATACAATCTCACAGAGGTTGTCCCTTCAAGTGTACATACTGCCTTTCTCGTGTTGTATATGGGAATAAAGTTAGATTTAGGAGCCCTCAGAATGTTGTAGATGAAATAGAACATGTATATGAGAAATTTGGAATTAGGAACTTCTTTTTTAGAGCTGATACATTCACAATTAACAAAAAATGGGTGATTGAGTTATCGAAGGAGATTATTGAAAGGGGTCTACACGAGAAAATCCAGTGGGTTACGAATTCAAGAGTAGATACTATAGATGAGGAACGTGTTAAATGGATGAAAAAAGCAGGTTGTTGGTTAGTCTCTCTGGGAATTGAAAGTGGAAACCAGGAGATCCTTAACAGAATTAAAAAAGGAATAACCTTGGATCAAGCAAGAAACGCAGTGAAAATTTTAAAGGAGCATGGTATAAAAACATACCTGTTTTTTATGCTTGGTTTCCCCTGGGAGTCAAGAAAAGAGGTTGAAGAAACGATTCAGTTTGCAAAAGAACTGGATGGTGATTTTTACGAGTTCCATGTGTTGGTTCCATTTCCAGGTACAGAAATATACGATGAAATTGTTAAACTCGGTCTTTTAGTAGTTGATGATTTGACCGGATACGACCATTCAAAACCAGCAATACGAACACTTCACCTAACCCCTGAGGAGATAGAAGAGCTTAGAGAAAGAGCTATCCGTGAGACCTATCTATCGACCAGATATCTCAAGAAAAAAGCTATCGAGATGCTAAAGCAGCCTAGGTTAATATTACCTTATGCAAAATATGGCCTTAGACTACTAAAGCTCTAA
- a CDS encoding glycosyltransferase family 39 protein, protein MKDRKKSVMFLSVILSYYLVTRLWGISSAMNEYFDYDEGTYLMIARFINHGVLPYRDIYAVHPPFYYYLLALWLRIFGDSYVVGRLLSVFLGLLAVLVAYLVGRELRDWKTGVLFSAVVVMDPIMVHMNGLVFHETTIELFTMLSLYYFVRYVKHRNRKDALWSLFWVGVGSTSKFTILPYAAALYVVLMLLIDAETESYLDGLGRVLLNRVQVFLVLVAYGIMSLLVVGAVMLYPSDELRRIFILPGVHGIDVVGHIIPAGIFLVIWGFLTLYVFRISYLRKLVRSVHLILRNLRTALQYLLAFLLPKVVIEGILGFGVSGDYLNQTYLAQGSRYIPLAGFFDLFAGIIEDFTNEKPDFIVFYVPLIFIFTVLLFYFGRGEKLERPSVAGPLLIVSSVMYLLAFPVIPNMRFLYPMVLTVYLAFFESLPDRLERKKLIALAFAIALVFGVADYGVAYNYRNGKLLIAWAGHSKDLRDDLGEYIRNTNLHGTYLSINPFNAYYLHLGIDPYCLDTFGIVYMGNSSRLWETANKSDYMLFSTWMYAISRESKVFEKTFGKLKERAVVNGSLLYAESYGKRDVIELFSNSGEKSHVIGFSSFRGKLQLWVNGSEVAYVYPSVGNVSYSWRATIKRNPNGEYDLVYYSKDGNSIAVRLSRDGNSLTLSFPVVVNLTIEFKENAVAIQDGKLLREGTRGKFEIFYPEGSFSVEGNGTIMVVTSSKVVLQCRGVRIEAEN, encoded by the coding sequence ATGAAGGACAGAAAAAAGAGTGTGATGTTCCTTTCAGTTATCCTGTCCTATTATCTCGTGACCCGCCTCTGGGGAATCTCGTCTGCTATGAACGAGTATTTCGACTACGACGAGGGCACATACCTCATGATAGCCAGGTTCATCAACCACGGAGTGCTGCCTTACCGCGATATTTACGCGGTTCATCCACCTTTTTATTATTACCTTCTCGCCCTCTGGCTCCGCATTTTTGGAGACAGTTACGTCGTTGGAAGGCTCCTCTCCGTTTTTCTGGGACTTCTGGCTGTTCTAGTTGCTTACCTTGTAGGTAGAGAGCTTCGCGATTGGAAAACTGGAGTTCTCTTCTCGGCCGTTGTTGTTATGGATCCCATAATGGTTCACATGAACGGCCTCGTGTTTCACGAGACCACGATTGAGCTTTTCACTATGCTTTCCCTCTACTACTTCGTCAGATACGTAAAGCATAGAAACAGAAAGGATGCCCTCTGGTCACTCTTCTGGGTGGGAGTTGGAAGCACTTCCAAGTTCACGATACTACCCTATGCAGCTGCCCTTTACGTTGTTCTCATGCTCCTAATTGATGCCGAGACCGAATCCTACCTCGATGGCCTCGGCAGGGTTCTGCTCAACAGGGTTCAGGTTTTTCTTGTTCTTGTTGCCTACGGTATAATGTCCCTCCTCGTCGTGGGCGCGGTAATGCTTTACCCATCAGATGAGCTGAGACGCATCTTTATACTCCCCGGGGTGCATGGAATAGACGTTGTTGGGCACATCATTCCGGCTGGAATCTTTTTGGTAATCTGGGGCTTTCTGACCCTTTACGTCTTCAGGATATCTTACCTCAGAAAACTTGTGCGCTCTGTCCATCTGATTCTCAGGAACTTAAGAACAGCCCTTCAGTACCTTTTGGCTTTCCTGCTCCCCAAAGTTGTGATAGAGGGCATCCTGGGATTCGGTGTGAGTGGGGACTACCTTAACCAGACATATCTTGCCCAGGGTTCCAGGTATATTCCCTTAGCGGGGTTCTTTGACCTTTTCGCGGGTATTATTGAGGACTTCACGAACGAAAAGCCGGACTTCATTGTTTTTTACGTTCCCCTAATCTTTATCTTCACGGTTCTGCTCTTTTACTTCGGCAGAGGGGAGAAGCTAGAAAGGCCGTCTGTTGCAGGCCCTCTCTTAATTGTCTCCTCCGTTATGTACCTTCTCGCTTTCCCCGTAATTCCGAACATGAGGTTCCTCTATCCGATGGTGCTGACGGTATACCTGGCGTTTTTTGAATCTCTCCCGGACAGGCTTGAGAGGAAGAAGCTCATTGCTCTAGCTTTTGCAATTGCTCTGGTTTTTGGGGTAGCTGATTATGGGGTCGCCTACAACTACCGGAATGGAAAACTGCTCATCGCCTGGGCGGGCCACAGTAAAGACCTCAGGGACGATCTTGGCGAGTACATTCGAAACACAAACCTGCACGGGACGTATCTCTCGATTAACCCCTTTAACGCCTACTACCTACACCTCGGGATCGATCCGTACTGCCTTGACACCTTTGGGATCGTCTATATGGGGAACTCCAGCCGGCTTTGGGAGACCGCGAATAAAAGCGATTACATGCTTTTCAGCACGTGGATGTACGCAATAAGCAGGGAATCCAAAGTTTTTGAGAAAACCTTTGGAAAACTGAAGGAACGCGCAGTCGTGAACGGCTCGCTCCTCTACGCCGAGAGCTACGGCAAAAGAGACGTCATAGAGCTCTTCAGCAACTCCGGGGAGAAATCTCACGTGATAGGGTTTTCTTCCTTCCGCGGGAAGCTCCAGCTGTGGGTAAATGGGAGTGAGGTTGCCTACGTCTATCCTTCAGTCGGCAACGTCTCATACTCGTGGAGGGCAACCATCAAGAGGAACCCCAACGGAGAGTACGACCTCGTTTATTACTCCAAGGATGGGAATTCAATTGCAGTTCGTCTTTCCCGGGATGGAAATTCTCTAACGCTGTCTTTCCCTGTGGTTGTGAACCTGACTATAGAGTTTAAGGAGAATGCGGTGGCCATTCAGGACGGAAAGCTCCTCAGGGAAGGCACCCGGGGCAAGTTTGAGATTTTCTATCCCGAAGGGAGCTTTTCAGTGGAAGGCAATGGCACGATAATGGTGGTAACTTCATCAAAAGTTGTTCTACAATGCAGAGGGGTCAGAATTGAGGCGGAAAATTAA
- a CDS encoding class III signal peptide-containing protein, which translates to MGVNMKKGQGSIEYLVMVTVALILLALVFHYVYTSSKGVPITGITYIDPELSPEKPGYDHPVTWVVYKYPLGCEATKNCDFYVSVNLHYYPDTGKYRFWVYANGDSADTKKIRVRLCNGATGEWNFPEDKGKNKINGVYLHEDDFPCALSIMAWRR; encoded by the coding sequence GTGGGTGTTAACATGAAAAAAGGGCAGGGTAGCATTGAATACCTTGTAATGGTCACCGTAGCGTTGATACTACTTGCACTTGTATTCCACTACGTCTATACGTCCTCGAAGGGCGTCCCTATAACGGGGATTACTTACATTGATCCCGAACTTTCCCCTGAGAAACCTGGATACGATCATCCCGTGACTTGGGTGGTCTATAAATATCCTTTAGGGTGTGAGGCGACGAAGAACTGTGACTTCTACGTATCCGTTAACCTGCATTACTATCCGGATACGGGGAAATACCGTTTCTGGGTCTATGCAAATGGAGATTCCGCCGACACCAAAAAGATAAGAGTGCGCCTGTGCAACGGTGCAACCGGTGAGTGGAACTTTCCAGAGGACAAAGGCAAAAATAAAATAAACGGTGTCTACCTCCATGAGGATGACTTCCCATGTGCGCTCTCCATCATGGCGTGGAGGAGATGA
- a CDS encoding UbiA family prenyltransferase, giving the protein MRPAQWYKNTVIFLPILFSGNLFNSKDVALVIATFLAFCLLSSTVYIINDLRDFEVDRFHPKKRKRPLPSGMISRSYAKGLVILLGGVSMFVLFGLSSNVALVGVLYLLLNIMYSYFLKRLFLIDVIAISIGYLLRTIAGAQVIDVPVSNWLVFSVFQVALILAFHKRRCELNVPSSIKHRNTLGEYTPGLIINLSTMTTASLVVTYLIYINEVNPKLVFTIPLVFYGVFRLEYLLIKCETDFEPQYLRDMPLIATLISWVVLVVISLYLL; this is encoded by the coding sequence ATGAGGCCTGCTCAATGGTACAAAAATACCGTGATATTCCTACCCATTTTGTTTTCGGGAAATCTATTTAATTCTAAAGACGTTGCTTTGGTCATTGCAACATTCCTAGCTTTCTGTTTACTGTCAAGCACGGTGTATATTATAAACGACCTGAGGGATTTTGAAGTAGATAGATTTCATCCAAAAAAAAGAAAAAGACCTCTTCCTTCAGGTATGATATCTAGATCCTATGCTAAAGGGCTAGTAATATTATTGGGTGGAGTATCAATGTTTGTCCTTTTTGGACTATCTAGTAACGTAGCTTTAGTTGGTGTGTTGTATTTACTTTTGAATATAATGTACTCTTATTTTTTAAAAAGGCTTTTCTTGATAGATGTAATAGCTATATCGATTGGGTACCTGCTGAGAACAATAGCAGGCGCACAAGTTATAGATGTCCCAGTCTCAAACTGGTTGGTCTTCTCGGTTTTTCAAGTTGCATTGATTTTGGCATTCCATAAAAGAAGATGCGAATTAAACGTACCGAGCTCTATTAAACATAGGAATACTCTAGGAGAGTACACCCCAGGATTGATAATAAACCTAAGTACCATGACCACGGCATCTTTGGTAGTGACTTATCTGATATATATCAATGAGGTTAATCCCAAATTGGTTTTTACGATTCCGCTAGTGTTCTATGGTGTATTTCGACTTGAATATCTCCTCATAAAGTGTGAAACTGATTTTGAACCACAGTACCTCCGAGATATGCCTCTCATTGCGACTTTGATATCTTGGGTTGTACTAGTAGTGATAAGCTTGTATCTACTGTAG